The Papio anubis isolate 15944 chromosome 1, Panubis1.0, whole genome shotgun sequence genome window below encodes:
- the HYI gene encoding putative hydroxypyruvate isomerase isoform X1 produces MAPLRFSANLSWLFPELPGLPARLRAAGSSGFEAVEVAWPYAEPPEALARAAREAGLRLVLINTPPGDQEKGEMGLGAVPGRQAAFREGLEQAVRYAKALGCPRIHLMAGRVPQGADRIAVKAEMEIVFLENLRHAAGVLAEEDLVGLLEPINTRITDPQYFLDTPQQAAAILQKVGRPNLQLQMDIFHWQIMDGNLTGNIQEFLPIVGHVQVAQVPGRGEPSSPGELNFPYLFQLLEDEGYKGFVGCEYQPRGEGWPWGRELWRDWTGAVFSLWAEMPRPPSPYRRHSRGLELATFILG; encoded by the exons ATGGCGCCGCTGCGCTTCTCCGCCAATCTGTCCTGGCTGTTCCCCGAGCTCCCCGGCCTCCCCGCGCGGCTGCGGGCCGCGGGCAGCTCGGGCTTCGAGGCCGTCGAGGTGGCCTGGCCGTACGCGGAGCCGCCTGAGGCGCTGGCGCGCGCCGCGCGAGAAGCGGGGCTGCGGCTTGTGCTGATCAACACGCCCCCGG GAGACCAAGAGAAGGGGGAAATGGGGCTGGGGGCCGTCCCCGGGAGACAGGCGGCCTTCCGAGAGGGGCTGGAGCAGGCCGTGCGATACGCCAAGGCCCTGGGCTGTCCCAG GATCCACCTGATGGCTGGCCGAGTACCCCAGGGAGCTGATCGAATAGCAGTCAAAGCTGAGATGGAGATCGTTTTTCTGGAGAACCTGAGGCATGCAGCTGGGGTTTTGGCTGAG GAGGACCTCGTGGGACTGCTGGAGCCCATCAATACCCGCATCACTGACCCCCAGTACTTCCTGGACACGCCCCAGCAGG CGGCAGCCATCTTACAGAAGGTGGGAAGACCCAACCTCCAATTACAAATG GACATATTCCACTGGCAGATCATGGATGGGAACCTGACAGGAAACATCCAGGAGTTCCTGCCCATTGTTG GGCATGTGCAGGTGGCACAGGTCCCAGGCCGAGGGGAGCCCAGCAGCCCCGGAGAGCTGAATTTCCCCTATCTGTTTCAACTGCTGGAAGATGAAGGCTACAAAGGCTTTGTGGGCTGCGAGTATCAGCCTCGAGGTGAGGGGTGGCCCTGGGGAAGGGAGCTCTGGAGGGACTGGACAGGGGCTGTTTTCTCCTTGTGGGCTGAGATGCCCAGGCCTCCCTCTCCCTACAGGAGACACAGTAGAGGGCTTGAGTTGGCTACGTTCATACTGGGATAG
- the HYI gene encoding putative hydroxypyruvate isomerase isoform X2: MAPLRFSANLSWLFPELPGLPARLRAAGSSGFEAVEVAWPYAEPPEALARAAREAGLRLVLINTPPGDQEKGEMGLGAVPGRQAAFREGLEQAVRYAKALGCPRIHLMAGRVPQGADRIAVKAEMEIVFLENLRHAAGVLAEEDLVGLLEPINTRITDPQYFLDTPQQAAAILQKVGRPNLQLQMDIFHWQIMDGNLTGNIQEFLPIVGHVQVAQVPGRGEPSSPGELNFPYLFQLLEDEGYKGFVGCEYQPRGDTVEGLSWLRSYWDRRGHPEVASEGLHTTHMPPDSE, translated from the exons ATGGCGCCGCTGCGCTTCTCCGCCAATCTGTCCTGGCTGTTCCCCGAGCTCCCCGGCCTCCCCGCGCGGCTGCGGGCCGCGGGCAGCTCGGGCTTCGAGGCCGTCGAGGTGGCCTGGCCGTACGCGGAGCCGCCTGAGGCGCTGGCGCGCGCCGCGCGAGAAGCGGGGCTGCGGCTTGTGCTGATCAACACGCCCCCGG GAGACCAAGAGAAGGGGGAAATGGGGCTGGGGGCCGTCCCCGGGAGACAGGCGGCCTTCCGAGAGGGGCTGGAGCAGGCCGTGCGATACGCCAAGGCCCTGGGCTGTCCCAG GATCCACCTGATGGCTGGCCGAGTACCCCAGGGAGCTGATCGAATAGCAGTCAAAGCTGAGATGGAGATCGTTTTTCTGGAGAACCTGAGGCATGCAGCTGGGGTTTTGGCTGAG GAGGACCTCGTGGGACTGCTGGAGCCCATCAATACCCGCATCACTGACCCCCAGTACTTCCTGGACACGCCCCAGCAGG CGGCAGCCATCTTACAGAAGGTGGGAAGACCCAACCTCCAATTACAAATG GACATATTCCACTGGCAGATCATGGATGGGAACCTGACAGGAAACATCCAGGAGTTCCTGCCCATTGTTG GGCATGTGCAGGTGGCACAGGTCCCAGGCCGAGGGGAGCCCAGCAGCCCCGGAGAGCTGAATTTCCCCTATCTGTTTCAACTGCTGGAAGATGAAGGCTACAAAGGCTTTGTGGGCTGCGAGTATCAGCCTCGAG GAGACACAGTAGAGGGCTTGAGTTGGCTACGTTCATACTGGGATAGGCGGGGCCACCCTGAGGTGGCCAGTGAGGGCCTGCACACCACCCACATGCCTCCAGACAgcgagtga